A region from the Ciconia boyciana chromosome 1, ASM3463844v1, whole genome shotgun sequence genome encodes:
- the LOC140646541 gene encoding natural killer cells antigen CD94-like isoform X1 — translation MEDEEGYTALNLRPSASVITPGYSSSNKCSAFKAPASCVTVDRASASSSVWRPVAFGFLALCLVLLVGLVALLALFFQVSKDPEEGKKLQEMREALCFEGKEKNETKCALCPASWQNSGADNCFYISKKKKTWKQSQEFCSSRNSTLLVLKDKAKMVSLPQDSQFYWVGLSYISERSGWYWEDGTAFSKEATNWVMLYDNIFCASLYTRIIYARHSCSTKQFWICEKVAVHFT, via the exons ATGGAAGATGAGGAAGGCTACACCGCTTTAAATTTACGACCCTCAGCTTCAGTTATTACTCCTGGATATTCAAGCAGCAACAAATGTTCTGCATTTAAGGCTCCAGCCAGTTGTGTTACAGTAGACA GAGCCTCTGCCTCATCTTCTGTGTGGCGGCCAGTGGCCTTTGGTTTCCTCGCTTtgtgcctggtgctgctggtggggctggtAGCCCTGCTGGCACTGT TTTTTCAGGTTTCCAAGGAtcctgaggaaggaaagaagctgCAGGAAATGAGGGAAGCATTGTGTTttgaagggaaggagaaaaatg AAACAAAATGTGCTCTCTGTCCAGCAAGCTGGCAAAACAGTGGAGCTGATAACTGCTTCTACATttcaaagaagaagaaaacatggaagCAAAGCCAGGAGTTCTGTTCCTCAAGAAACTCCACTCTTCTTGTGctaaaagacaaagcaaagatG GTTTCTCTGCCACAGGATTCACAGTTTTACTGGGTTGGATTATCATACATATCTGAAAGGAGCGGCTGGTACTGGGAGGATGGAAcagctttttcaaaagaagcaaCAAATTG GGTTATGTTATATGACAACATCTTCTGTGCCTCCTTATATACACGGATTATTTATGCCAGACACTCCTGTTCAACAAAGCAATTCTGGATCTGTGAGAAAGTGGCTGTTCACTTCACCTGA
- the LOC140646550 gene encoding C-type lectin domain family 1 member A-like has translation MSSQIMHTNTEGEDGYSHLNHLPQDAARHYMSLNINKGRSLPFAVWWPAIFTLFALCLALTIGIIVLGLRGSKAPAGHNENLQGLKERLCLTGDANSKNNRPACSLCPVNWKWVGGDTCFYFSQKEATWQESEDFCFSQNATLLTLKRKSKLISISQISQKRSYWIGLSYGVDGWSWIDDTKLSTKRMDWIDLSSKQNCAYLFSRKSRVYSENCYENYPWICEKAAVQLI, from the exons ATGAGTTCTCAGATAATGCATACGAATACAGAGGGAGAGGATGGATACTCTCATTTAAATCACCTGCCACAGGATGCAGCCAGACACTACATGTCCCTGAACATCAACAAAG GGCGCTCTCTTCCCTTTGCTGTATGGTGGCCAGCTATCTTCACTTTGTTTGCACTGTGCCTGGCCCTCACCATAGGAATTATAGTCCTAG GTCTCAGAGGTTCTAAGGCACCTGCGGGACATAATGAAAACTTGCAAGGACTAAAGGAGAGATTGTGCTTGACGGGTGACGCAAACAGTAAGAACAATA GACCTGCATGTTCACTCTGCCCTGTAAACTGGAAATGGGTTGGAGGCGACACCTGTTTCTACTTTTCACAAAAGGAGGCCACATGGCAGGAAAGTGAAGACTTTTGCTTCTCCCAGAATGCCACCCTTCTTAcgctgaaaaggaaaagcaagttG ATTAGCATATCTCAAATATCACAAAAACGATCTTACTGGATTGGATTGTCATACGGAGTTGATGGCTGGTCTTGGATAGATGATACGAAACTTTCTACAAAGAGAATGGACTG gattGATTTGTCCTCTAAGCAAAACTGTGCATACCTGTTTTCTCGTAAGTCAAGAGTTTACAGTGAGAATTGTTATGAGAACTATCCCTGGATCTGTGAGAAGGCAGCAGTCCAGCTGATCTAA
- the LOC140646541 gene encoding natural killer cells antigen CD94-like isoform X2 encodes MEDEEGYTALNLRPSASVITPGYSSSNKCSAFKAPASCVTVDRASASSSVWRPVAFGFLALCLVLLVGLVALLALFFQVSKDPEEGKKLQEMREALCFEGKEKNETKCALCPASWQNSGADNCFYISKKKKTWKQSQEFCSSRNSTLLVLKDKAKMDSQFYWVGLSYISERSGWYWEDGTAFSKEATNWVMLYDNIFCASLYTRIIYARHSCSTKQFWICEKVAVHFT; translated from the exons ATGGAAGATGAGGAAGGCTACACCGCTTTAAATTTACGACCCTCAGCTTCAGTTATTACTCCTGGATATTCAAGCAGCAACAAATGTTCTGCATTTAAGGCTCCAGCCAGTTGTGTTACAGTAGACA GAGCCTCTGCCTCATCTTCTGTGTGGCGGCCAGTGGCCTTTGGTTTCCTCGCTTtgtgcctggtgctgctggtggggctggtAGCCCTGCTGGCACTGT TTTTTCAGGTTTCCAAGGAtcctgaggaaggaaagaagctgCAGGAAATGAGGGAAGCATTGTGTTttgaagggaaggagaaaaatg AAACAAAATGTGCTCTCTGTCCAGCAAGCTGGCAAAACAGTGGAGCTGATAACTGCTTCTACATttcaaagaagaagaaaacatggaagCAAAGCCAGGAGTTCTGTTCCTCAAGAAACTCCACTCTTCTTGTGctaaaagacaaagcaaagatG GATTCACAGTTTTACTGGGTTGGATTATCATACATATCTGAAAGGAGCGGCTGGTACTGGGAGGATGGAAcagctttttcaaaagaagcaaCAAATTG GGTTATGTTATATGACAACATCTTCTGTGCCTCCTTATATACACGGATTATTTATGCCAGACACTCCTGTTCAACAAAGCAATTCTGGATCTGTGAGAAAGTGGCTGTTCACTTCACCTGA